From Rudanella lutea DSM 19387, a single genomic window includes:
- a CDS encoding RNA polymerase sigma factor, whose protein sequence is MKRTSPFVSEAVLIEKLNRRDEQAFHWLYDQYSPALFGVIRKIVHDDEQARDLLQDAFIKIWNNLDSYDASKGRLFTWLLNVARNTAIDNLRSAKASSRPNPANAIHTDAENVYIVDRQHQTDPENIDHIGMREVVDKLRPERKMLIDLVYFNGYTHEEAAEVLNLPLGTVKTRVRSALQELKQFFSR, encoded by the coding sequence TTGAAACGTACATCGCCCTTTGTCTCCGAGGCCGTCCTGATCGAAAAGCTGAATCGGCGGGATGAGCAGGCCTTCCACTGGCTGTACGATCAATATTCCCCCGCGCTTTTCGGGGTAATTCGCAAGATTGTACACGACGATGAACAGGCTCGTGACCTGTTGCAGGACGCTTTTATTAAAATCTGGAATAACCTGGATTCGTATGATGCGTCTAAAGGTAGGCTCTTCACGTGGCTGCTCAATGTAGCCCGCAATACTGCCATTGATAATTTACGTTCGGCCAAAGCCAGCAGCCGGCCTAATCCAGCCAATGCAATCCATACTGACGCGGAGAACGTATATATAGTTGATCGGCAGCACCAGACGGACCCTGAGAATATTGATCACATCGGAATGCGCGAAGTGGTCGATAAACTAAGGCCAGAACGAAAAATGCTGATTGATCTGGTGTACTTCAACGGCTATACGCACGAAGAGGCCGCCGAAGTCCTGAATCTGCCCCTGGGTACGGTGAAAACCCGCGTCCGATCGGCCCTTCAGGAGTTGAAACAGTTTTTTTCCCGATGA